The Microcebus murinus isolate Inina chromosome 1, M.murinus_Inina_mat1.0, whole genome shotgun sequence genome includes a region encoding these proteins:
- the NAA80 gene encoding N-alpha-acetyltransferase 80, which produces MEVILNASPAELPLDLACQPELTLRSSLIKLTLDPTHQPELTLSPQLAELTLDSTRQPEMTLRPGLAELNLDPEPQPEETPAPNLAELTLEPVHCRPELLDACADLINEQWPRSRASRLHSLGQSSDAFPLCLMLLSAPHMPKAAPIVVGHARLSRVLDRPQSLLVETVVVARALRGRGFGRRLMEGLEVFARARGFRRLHLTTHDQMQFYAHLGYRLGEPVQGLVFTSRRLPTTLLSAFPRVPSSRPPYKAPNLMAQVPPRGPKGPPLPPPPPLPEPLTTSPPTPSGNCPKNLLETQYKDLRGCPIFWMEKDI; this is translated from the coding sequence ATGGAGGTGATCCTCAATGCCAGCCCAGCTGAGCTGCCTCTGGATCTGGCATGCCAACCAGAGTTGACCCTGAGATCCAGCCTGATCAAGTTAACCCTGGATCCCACACATCAGCCAGAGCTGACCCTGAGCCCCCAGCTAGCTGAGCTGACCCTGGATTCCACACGCCAACCAGAGATGACCCTCAGACCCGGCCTGGCTGAGCTTAACCTGGATCCTGAACCCCAGCCAGAGGAGACCCCAGCCCCCAACCTGGCTGAGTTGACCCTGGAGCCTGTGCACTGCCGACCTGAGCTCTTGGATGCTTGTGCCGACCTCATCAATGAGCAATGGCCCCGCAGCCGCGCCTCCCGCCTACACTCCTTGGGCCAGTCCTCAGATGCCTTCCCCCTCTGCCTGATGCTGCTGAGCGCCCCACACATGCCCAAAGCAGCACCCATTGTGGTGGGCCATGCCCGCCTCTCACGGGTGCTGGACAGGCCCCAGAGCCTTTTAGTGGAGACAGTGGTGGTGGCCCGGGCCCTCAGGGGCCGTGGCTTTGGCCGCCGACTCATGGAAGGCCTAGAGGTTTTTGCTCGGGCCCGGGGGTTCCGCAGGCTACACCTCACCACCCATGACCAGATGCAATTCTATGCCCACCTGGGCTACCGGCTGGGTGAGCCTGTGCAGGGCCTGGTCTTCACCAGCCGACGGCTGCCCACCACCCTGCTCAGTGCCTTCCCCAGGGTCCCCTCTTCCCGGCCACCCTACAAGGCCCCAAACCTGATGGCCCAAGTTCCCCCAAGGGGCCCCAAGGGGCCTCCAttgccaccaccacctcccctgcCTGAGCCCCTGACCACCTCACCCCCAACTCCATCAGGGAACTGTCCAAAAAACCTGCTGGAAACACAATACAAAGACCTGAGGGGATGCCCCATATTCTGGATGGAGAAGGACATCTGA
- the HYAL1 gene encoding hyaluronidase-1 isoform X1 yields MRPFSPEVSLDQLHTMTAQLFCICDLFLTSLVMAQGSRGPVVPNQPFATIWNANTQSCLKHGVDVDVSVFDVLVNPGQTSHGPDVTLFYSSQLGTYPYYTPAGEPVFGGLPQNASLDAHLTRTFQDIQAAMPAPDFSGLAVIDWEAWRPRWAFNWDTKDIYRQRSEALVQAQHPDWPASWVKKAAREQFERAAQAWMAGTLQLGWALRPLGLWGFYDFPDCYNNDFSSSNYTGLCPPDISEENDQLGWLWRHSYALYPSIYVPPALEGTGKTQMYVRHRVGEALRVAVAARDPNLPVLPYAQIFYDMTNRFLPVEELEHSLGESAAQGAAGVVLWVSWENTRTKESCQAIKEYVDTTLGPFILNVTSGARLCSQALCSGHGRCARRPSHPEALLMLNPASFSIQLTPSGRSLTLQGALSLEDRAQMATEFKCHCYSGWRGPQCEQQSMG; encoded by the exons ATGAGGCCCTTCAGCCCTGAG GTTTCCCTAGACCAGCTCCATACCATGACAGCCCAGCTGTTTTGCATCTGCGACCTCTTCCTGACATCACTCGTCATGGCCCAAGGCTCCAGGGGTCCTGTGGTACCTAACCAGCCCTTCGCCACCATCTGGAACGCAAACACCCAGTCGTGTCTGAAGCATGGCGTGGATGTGGATGTCAGTGTCTTTGATGTGCTAGTCAACCCAGGGCAGACCTCCCATGGCCCTGATGTGACACTTTTCTATAGTTCCCAGCTGGGTACCTACCCCTATTACACGCCTGCTGGAGAGCCTGTGTTTGGAGGCCTGCCCCAGAATGCCAGCCTGGATGCCCACCTGACCCGCACATTCCAGGACATCCAGGCTGCCATGCCTGCACCTGACTTCTCGGGGCTGGCAGTCATCGACTGGGAGGCATGGCGCCCACGCTGGGCCTTCAACTGGGACACCAAAGACATTTACAGGCAGCGCTCAGAGGCACTGGTACAGGCACAGCACCCTGATTGGCCAGCTTCTTGGGTGAAGAAGGCAGCCCGGGAGCAGTTCGAGAGGGCTGCGCAGGCCTGGATGGCAGGCACCCTCCAGTTGGGGTGGGCACTGCGTCCTCTTGGCCTCTGGGGCTTCTATGACTTCCCTGACTGCTACAACAATGACTTTTCAAGCTCCAACTACACCGGCCTATGCCCACCAGACATCAGTGAGGAGAACGACCAGCTAGGATGGCTGTGGCGCCACAGCTATGCCCTCTATCCCAGCATCTATGTGCCTCCAGCACTGGAGGGCACAGGGAAGACACAGATGTATGTGCGACACCGTGTTGGTGAGGCACTCCGTGTGGCTGTGGCTGCCAGGGACCCCAATCTGCCGGTGCTACCCTATGCTCAGATCTTCTATGACATGACGAACCGCTTTCTGCCCGTG gaggagctggagcaCAGCCTGGGGGAGAGTGCGGCCCAGGGGGCAGCAGGAGTGGTGCTCTGGGTGAGCTGGGAAAATACAAGAACCAAG GAATCGTGCCAGGCCATCAAGGAGTACGTGGACACCACACTGGGACCCTTCATCCTGAACGTGACCAGTGGGGCTCGTCTCTGCAGTCAAGCTCTGTGTTCCGGCCATGGCCGCTGTGCCCGCCGCCCCAGCCACCCTGAGGCCCTCCTCATGCTCAACCCTGCCAGTTTCTCCATCCAGCTCACTCCCAGTGGCAGATCCCTGACCCTGCAGGGTGCCCTCTCACTTGAGGATCGGGCACAGATGGCTACAGAGTTTAAATGTCACTGCTACAGTGGCTGGCGGGGACCACAGTGTGAGCAGCAGAGCATGGGGTGA
- the HYAL1 gene encoding hyaluronidase-1 isoform X2, giving the protein MRPFSPEVSLDQLHTMTAQLFCICDLFLTSLVMAQGSRGPVVPNQPFATIWNANTQSCLKHGVDVDVSVFDVLVNPGQTSHGPDVTLFYSSQLGTYPYYTPAGEPVFGGLPQNASLDAHLTRTFQDIQAAMPAPDFSGLAVIDWEAWRPRWAFNWDTKDIYRQRSEALVQAQHPDWPASWVKKAAREQFERAAQAWMAGTLQLGWALRPLGLWGFYDFPDCYNNDFSSSNYTGLCPPDISEENDQLGWLWRHSYALYPSIYVPPALEGTGKTQMYVRHRVGEALRVAVAARDPNLPVLPYAQIFYDMTNRFLPVESCQAIKEYVDTTLGPFILNVTSGARLCSQALCSGHGRCARRPSHPEALLMLNPASFSIQLTPSGRSLTLQGALSLEDRAQMATEFKCHCYSGWRGPQCEQQSMG; this is encoded by the exons ATGAGGCCCTTCAGCCCTGAG GTTTCCCTAGACCAGCTCCATACCATGACAGCCCAGCTGTTTTGCATCTGCGACCTCTTCCTGACATCACTCGTCATGGCCCAAGGCTCCAGGGGTCCTGTGGTACCTAACCAGCCCTTCGCCACCATCTGGAACGCAAACACCCAGTCGTGTCTGAAGCATGGCGTGGATGTGGATGTCAGTGTCTTTGATGTGCTAGTCAACCCAGGGCAGACCTCCCATGGCCCTGATGTGACACTTTTCTATAGTTCCCAGCTGGGTACCTACCCCTATTACACGCCTGCTGGAGAGCCTGTGTTTGGAGGCCTGCCCCAGAATGCCAGCCTGGATGCCCACCTGACCCGCACATTCCAGGACATCCAGGCTGCCATGCCTGCACCTGACTTCTCGGGGCTGGCAGTCATCGACTGGGAGGCATGGCGCCCACGCTGGGCCTTCAACTGGGACACCAAAGACATTTACAGGCAGCGCTCAGAGGCACTGGTACAGGCACAGCACCCTGATTGGCCAGCTTCTTGGGTGAAGAAGGCAGCCCGGGAGCAGTTCGAGAGGGCTGCGCAGGCCTGGATGGCAGGCACCCTCCAGTTGGGGTGGGCACTGCGTCCTCTTGGCCTCTGGGGCTTCTATGACTTCCCTGACTGCTACAACAATGACTTTTCAAGCTCCAACTACACCGGCCTATGCCCACCAGACATCAGTGAGGAGAACGACCAGCTAGGATGGCTGTGGCGCCACAGCTATGCCCTCTATCCCAGCATCTATGTGCCTCCAGCACTGGAGGGCACAGGGAAGACACAGATGTATGTGCGACACCGTGTTGGTGAGGCACTCCGTGTGGCTGTGGCTGCCAGGGACCCCAATCTGCCGGTGCTACCCTATGCTCAGATCTTCTATGACATGACGAACCGCTTTCTGCCCGTG GAATCGTGCCAGGCCATCAAGGAGTACGTGGACACCACACTGGGACCCTTCATCCTGAACGTGACCAGTGGGGCTCGTCTCTGCAGTCAAGCTCTGTGTTCCGGCCATGGCCGCTGTGCCCGCCGCCCCAGCCACCCTGAGGCCCTCCTCATGCTCAACCCTGCCAGTTTCTCCATCCAGCTCACTCCCAGTGGCAGATCCCTGACCCTGCAGGGTGCCCTCTCACTTGAGGATCGGGCACAGATGGCTACAGAGTTTAAATGTCACTGCTACAGTGGCTGGCGGGGACCACAGTGTGAGCAGCAGAGCATGGGGTGA
- the HYAL2 gene encoding hyaluronidase-2 produces the protein MWAGPGPTAILALVLAVAWAMELKPTAPPIFTGRPFVVAWDVPTQDCGPRLKVPLDLTAFDVQASPNEGFVNQNITIFYRDRLGLYPRFDSAGRSVHGGVPQNGSLWAHLKMLKRRVEHYIRTQEPAGLAVIDWEDWRPVWVRNWQDKDVYRRSSRQLVASRHPDWPSDRVVKQAQYEFEFAARQFMLETLRYVKAVRPQHLWGFYLFPDCYNHDYVQNWESYTGRCPDVEVARNDQLAWLWAESTALFPSVYLDETLASSAHGRNFVSFRVQEALRVAHTHHANHALPVYVFTRPTYSRRLTGLSEMDLISTIGESAALGAAGVILWGDAGYTTSTETCQYLKDYLTRLLVPYMVNVSWATQYCSWAQCHGHGRCVRRNPNTNTFLHLSANSFRLVPGHTPGEPQLRPVGELSWADLDHLQTHFRCQCYVGWGGEQCQWDRRRAAGGASGAWAESHLASLLALAALAFTWTL, from the exons ATGTGGGCAGGCCCAGGCCCCACTGCTATACTGGCCCTGGTGCTGGCGGTGGCATGGGCCATGGAGCTCAAGCCCACAGCGCCACCCATCTTCACAGGCCGGCCCTTTGTGGTAGCGTGGGATGTGCCCACACAGGACTGTGGCCCACGCCTCAAGGTGCCACTGGACCTAACTGCCTTTGATGTGCAGGCCTCACCTAATGAGGGTTTTGTGAACCAGAATATCACCATCTTCTACCGTGACCGTCTAGGCCTGTATCCACGCTTCGATTCAGCTGGGAGGTCTGTGCATGGTGGTGTGCCACAGAATGGCAGTCTTTGGGCGCACCTGAAGATGCTGAAGAGACGTGTAGAACACTATATTCGGACACAGGAGCCTGCAGGGCTGGCGGTCATTGACTGGGAGGACTGGCGGCCTGTGTGGGTGCGTAACTGGCAAGACAAGGATGTGTACCGCCGGTCATCACGCCAGCTGGTAGCCAGTCGCCACCCTGACTGGCCTTCAGACCGAGTAGTCAAGCAGGCACAATACGAGTTTGAATTCGCTGCACGGCAGTTCATGCTGGAGACACTACGCTATGTCAAAGCAGTTCGCCCCCAGCACCTCTGGGGCTTCTACCTCTTTCCCGACTGCTACAATCATGATTATGTGCAGAACTGGGAGAGCTACACAGGCCGCTGCCCTGATGTTGAGGTGGCCCGCAATGACCAGCTGGCCTGGCTATGGGCGGAGAGCACGGCCCTCTTCCCCTCTGTCTACCTGGACGAGACGCTCGCTTCCTCTGCCCATGGCCGCAACTTTGTCAGCTTCCGTGTTCAGGAGGCCCTTCGCGTGGCTCACACCCACCATGCCAATCATGCACTCCCAGTCTATGTCTTCACGCGGCCCACCTATAGCCGGAGGCTCACTGGGCTTAGTGAG ATggacctcatctctaccattGGTGAGAGCGCAGCCCTGGGAGCAGCTGGTGTCATCCTTTGGGGCGACGCAGGATATACCACAAGCACG GAGACCTGCCAGTACCTCAAGGACTACCTGACACGGCTGCTGGTCCCCTACATGGTCAATGTATCCTGGGCCACCCAGTATTGCAGCTGGGCCCAGTGCCATGGCCATGGGCGCTGTGTGCGCCGCAACCCCAACACTAATACCTTCCTGCACCTCAGCGCCAACAGCTTCCGCCTAGTGCCTGGACACACACCTGGTGAGCCCCAGCTGCGACCTGTAGGGGAGCTCAGCTGGGCCGACCTTGATCACCTGCAGACACACTTTCGCTGCCAGTGCTACGTGGGCTGGGGTGGCGAGCAATGCCAGTGGGACCGTAGGCGGGCAGCTGGAGGTGCCAGCGGGGCCTGGGCTGAATCCCACCTCGCCAGCCTGCTGGCTTTGGCAGCCCTGGCCTTCACCTGGACCCTGTAG